A single genomic interval of Odontesthes bonariensis isolate fOdoBon6 chromosome 3, fOdoBon6.hap1, whole genome shotgun sequence harbors:
- the LOC142377374 gene encoding leucine-rich repeat-containing protein 3-like, whose protein sequence is MCTGWCQEKGSTVSGRRGRGRGKGQDLSSWLQVFYLFSALWGQATSQCPNGCHCAWDTATVLCSDAGLREIPDGIPPETVILHLERNYIRNIPESAFSHLVHLRDLYLSHNRIDSLATGALRHLGPDLRLLDLSHNQLRQASREEFGSTRAKTRVYHNPWHCDCALQELMETLNLEPETVNGIICESSVRGVGEGSRWDDPGSQGEHAGQPLVKLLHSGVNFCSLQRKTTDVAMLVTMFVWFFMVIVYVVYYVRQNQAEARRHMEYLKSLPSPCKMPTETDTLSTGF, encoded by the coding sequence ATGTGCACAGGCTGGTGTCAGGAGAAAGGTTCCACTGTCAGTGGACGAAGAGGAAGGGGGAGAGGTAAAGGACAGGATCTTTCCTCATGGTTGCAGGTGTTTTATTTGTTCTCGGCTCTGTGGGGTCAAGCGACCTCTCAGTGCCCAAATGGCTGCCATTGTGCCTGGGACACTGCTACCGTGCTGTGCTCGGATGCTGGGCTGCGGGAGATTCCAGACGGGATCCCACCAGAGACCGTCATCCTCCACTTGGAACGCAACTACATCCGTAACATCCCAGAGAGCGCCTTCAGCCACCTGGTTCACCTGCGGGACCTGTACCTGTCCCACAACCGCATTGACTCTCTCGCCACTGGGGCTCTGCGACATCTGGGGCCCGACCTGCGCCTGCTGGACCTTTCGCATAACCAGCTGAGGCAGGCCAGCAGGGAGGAGTTCGGCTCCACTCGCGCAAAGACTCGGGTCTACCACAATCCCTGGCATTGTGACTGTGCCCTCCAGGAGCTGATGGAGACGCTTAACCTGGAGCCCGAAACAGTGAACGGGATCATCTGTGAGAGCTCTGTGCGTGGGGTGGGTGAGGGCAGCAGGTGGGATGACCCGGGGTCACAGGGTGAGCATGCAGGTCAACCACTGGTCAAACTGCTGCATTCTGGAGTGAACTTCTGCAGCCTTCAGAGGAAGACCACTGATGTAGCCATGCTGGTGACCATGTTTGTGTGGTTCTTTATGGTCATTGTGTACGTTGTGTACTATGTCAGGCAGAACCAGGCAGAGGCCCGCAGACATATGGAGTACTTGAAGAGTTTACCCAGCCCATGCAAGATGCCCACTGAGACAGATACTCTGAGCACTGGTTTCTGA
- the myg1 gene encoding MYG1 exonuclease — protein sequence MWHLRVVAGKLTKLTSSASTSKRVSTLQRLHLQANCSSLLEPRYMSSVPKRVCTENMTVKKIGTHNGTFHCDEVLACFFLRQLPEYTDAEVVRTRDSAVLAECDIVVDVGGEFDPKRHRYDHHQRTFGESFHSLCPEKRWVTKLSSAGLVYLHFGRRLLAQLTQLKENDRQLEVLYDKLYENFVEEVDAVDNGITQCEGEARYAVSTTLSARVAHLNPRWNSKSQDTEEGFRKALKMVGEEFLDRLEFYRSSWLPARVVVEQAVKERHQVDPSGEIVLFSQGGCPWKEHLFALEKDLQVETPTKFVLYPDQNGQWRVQCVPAGLNTFQNRLSLLEEWRGVRDEALSELSGIKDCIFVHAGGFIGGNKTQEGALEMARRTLQAAAQSPANGSS from the exons ATGTGGCATTTACGTGTAGTTGCTGGTAAATTAACAAAACTCACCTCTTCAGCCTCCACCAGCAAACGTGTAAGTACTTTGCAAAGGTTACATCTACAGGCCAACTGCAGCTCGTTACTTGAACCGCGATACATGTCAAGTGTACCCAAGAGAGTCTGCACTGAAAACATGACCGTTAAAAAGATCGGAACCCACAACGGCACCTTTCACTGCGACGAGGTCCTGGCCTGTTTCTTCCTCCGTCAGTTACCTGAGTACACG GACGCTGAGGTCGTTAGGACCAGGGACTCGGCAGTTTTGGCAGAGTGTGACATTGTCGTAGATGTAGGTGGAGAGTTTGACCCAAAGAGACATCGCTATGACCATCATCAGAG GACTTTTGGAGAGAGCTTCCACAGCCTGTGTCCAGAGAAGCGGTGGGTGACCAAGCTCAGCTCTGCCGGCTTGGTCTACCTTCACTTCGGCCGTCGACTGCTGGCTCAGCTGACACAGCTGAAGGAGAATGACAGACAGCTGGAGGTGCTCTATGACAAG CTGTACGAGAACTTTGTGGAGGAGGTGGATGCTGTTGACAACGGCATCACACAGTGTGAAGGGGAGGCTCGTTACGCCGTCTCTACCACTCTGAGCGCACGTGTTGCACACCTGAATCCTCGCTGGAACAGCAAGAGTCAGGATACTGAG GAGGGTTTCAGAAAGGCTCTGAAGATGGTTggggaggagtttctggacCGTCTGGAGTTCTACAGGTCCTCCTGGCTGCCGGCTCGTGTGGTTGTGGAACAAGCGGTAAAGGAGAGACATCAG GTGGATCCCAGTGGGGAGATAGTGTTGTTTTCTCAGGGTGGGTGTCCCTGGAAGGAGCATTTGTTTGCTTTGGAGAAGGATCTTCAGGTGGAGACCCCCACCAAGTTTGTCCTTTACCCGGACCAGAATGGACAGTGGCGGGTCCAGTGTGTCCCTGCTGGGCTCAACACCTTCCAGAACag GCTGTCCCTGCTGGAAGAGTGGCGCGGTGTACGAGATGAGGCACTGTCGGAGCTCAGCGGGATTAAGGATTGCATCTTCGTCCATGCTGGAGGTTTTATTGGCGGGAACAAGACCCAGGAAGGAGCCCTGGAGATGGCCAGAAGGACCCTGCAGGCTGCCGCCCAATCCCCAGCAAATGGAAGCAGCTGA